One part of the Flavobacterium johnsoniae UW101 genome encodes these proteins:
- a CDS encoding toxin-antitoxin system YwqK family antitoxin, with translation MKKSVILAAVLFSGILAAQEVKPELEAVGNKVKATYYYDNGKVQQEGFFKDGKLDGVWVSYDEKGNKKAVGEYTEGVKTGKWIYFNENNLSEVAYVDNKVSSVKNLQKNALANRN, from the coding sequence ATGAAAAAGAGTGTAATTTTAGCAGCAGTATTGTTCTCTGGAATATTAGCTGCACAAGAAGTAAAACCTGAATTAGAAGCTGTTGGAAACAAAGTAAAAGCTACCTATTATTATGATAATGGTAAAGTACAACAAGAAGGCTTTTTTAAGGATGGTAAATTAGATGGTGTCTGGGTATCTTATGACGAAAAAGGAAATAAAAAAGCTGTTGGAGAATACACAGAAGGAGTGAAAACCGGAAAATGGATTTACTTTAATGAAAACAATTTAAGTGAAGTTGCTTATGTAGATAACAAAGTAAGTTCAGTTAAAAATTTGCAGAAAAATGCTTTAGCAAACAGAAATTAA